One Nitrosomonas sp. PY1 DNA window includes the following coding sequences:
- the rpsA gene encoding 30S ribosomal protein S1, whose amino-acid sequence MTTVSSSSPTSSENFAALFEESLSRQEMRIGEVITAEVVRVDYNIVVVNAGLKSESFIPVEEFKNDRGEIEVKPGDFISVAIESLEDGFGETRLSRDKAKRLTAWHDLEEAMESGKIVTGMVNGKVKGGLTAMINGIRAFLPGSLVDIRPVKDTTPYENKEMEFKVIKLDRKRNNVVVSRRAVLEATQGADRESLLSSLQEGAVVQGVIKNITDYGAFVDLGGIDGLLHITDLAWRRVKHPSEVVNIGDEVTAKVLKFDQEKNRVSLGMKQLSEDPWVGLSRRYPAHTRLFGKVTNLTDYGAFIEIEQGIEGLVHVSEMDWTNKNVYPSKIVQLGDEVEIMILEIDEERRRISLGMKQCQVNPWEEFSSKHEKGDKVSGQIKSITDFGVFIGLPGNIDGLVHLSDLSWNQSGEEAVLNYKKGDEVEAIILSIDVERERISLGIKQMEGDPFTAFVTQYDKNSIISGTVKSIDAKGAVIALNNDVDGYLRASEVTRDRVEDIRTHLKEGDKVETMIINIDRKNRTINLSIKAKDKSDETSALQKIKTAPTNAGTTSLGALLKAKMDSKNTEQ is encoded by the coding sequence ATGACTACAGTTTCCTCCTCCTCTCCCACATCCTCAGAAAATTTTGCCGCACTCTTTGAAGAAAGCCTTTCCCGTCAGGAAATGCGTATAGGTGAAGTTATTACGGCCGAAGTCGTTCGCGTTGACTATAACATTGTAGTAGTCAATGCGGGCCTCAAATCGGAAAGCTTTATTCCTGTCGAAGAATTCAAAAACGATCGCGGTGAAATTGAAGTAAAACCGGGCGACTTTATTAGTGTTGCCATTGAATCGTTGGAAGATGGATTTGGGGAAACTCGCTTGTCCCGTGATAAAGCGAAACGCCTTACGGCTTGGCACGATCTCGAAGAAGCAATGGAAAGCGGTAAAATTGTCACTGGCATGGTCAATGGTAAAGTCAAAGGTGGCCTCACTGCCATGATTAATGGTATCCGTGCATTTCTGCCAGGCTCTTTGGTCGACATTCGCCCCGTTAAAGATACCACGCCTTATGAAAACAAGGAGATGGAGTTTAAAGTCATCAAGCTCGATCGTAAGCGCAACAATGTTGTTGTTTCACGCCGCGCTGTGCTGGAAGCTACCCAAGGCGCCGATCGCGAGTCGTTATTATCGAGCTTGCAAGAAGGTGCTGTTGTTCAAGGCGTCATCAAAAACATTACCGATTATGGAGCTTTCGTTGATCTAGGCGGCATAGACGGATTGTTACACATCACCGACCTGGCATGGCGCCGCGTCAAACATCCATCCGAAGTTGTCAATATCGGCGATGAAGTGACTGCAAAAGTGCTTAAATTCGATCAAGAAAAAAATCGCGTTTCTTTAGGCATGAAGCAACTGAGCGAAGATCCATGGGTAGGTTTATCACGTCGCTATCCTGCGCATACTCGTTTATTTGGCAAAGTAACCAATCTGACTGATTACGGTGCATTCATCGAAATAGAACAAGGCATTGAAGGACTGGTGCATGTATCTGAAATGGATTGGACCAACAAGAATGTTTATCCGTCTAAAATTGTTCAATTAGGCGATGAAGTCGAAATCATGATTCTGGAAATTGACGAAGAACGCAGACGTATTTCACTAGGAATGAAACAATGCCAAGTTAATCCTTGGGAAGAATTTTCTTCCAAACATGAAAAAGGCGACAAGGTTAGCGGTCAGATCAAATCTATTACTGATTTTGGAGTTTTCATTGGACTTCCCGGCAACATTGATGGGCTAGTGCATTTGTCCGATCTTTCCTGGAATCAGTCGGGTGAAGAAGCTGTTTTAAACTACAAAAAAGGCGATGAGGTTGAAGCGATCATCTTATCGATCGACGTTGAACGTGAGCGCATTTCCCTTGGCATCAAACAAATGGAAGGCGATCCATTTACCGCCTTTGTCACACAATATGATAAAAATAGCATCATCAGCGGCACGGTAAAATCAATTGATGCCAAGGGCGCAGTCATTGCATTGAATAATGACGTCGATGGTTACTTGCGTGCCTCAGAGGTTACTCGTGATCGCGTTGAAGATATTCGCACGCACCTGAAAGAAGGCGACAAGGTTGAAACCATGATCATCAACATTGATCGCAAGAACCGTACAATTAATCTTTCCATCAAAGCCAAGGACAAATCGGATGAAACCAGCGCTTTACAGAAAATTAAAACAGCACCTACAAATGCTGGAACCACAAGCTTAGGTGCATTACTCAAAGCTAAGATGGACAGCAAAAATACCGAACAATAA
- a CDS encoding integration host factor subunit beta translates to MTKSELIARLAARFPQLVAKDAELSVKTIIDAMSKSLAKGQRIEIRGFGSFDLNYRPPRVGRNPKSGDKVKVPEKYVPHFKAGKEMRERVDYKEKK, encoded by the coding sequence ATGACGAAATCTGAATTAATTGCGCGTCTTGCTGCCCGTTTTCCGCAATTAGTCGCAAAAGATGCAGAGCTTTCCGTTAAAACGATTATTGATGCCATGTCCAAAAGCCTAGCTAAAGGGCAGCGCATTGAAATTCGTGGATTTGGCAGCTTTGATTTAAATTACCGCCCGCCCCGCGTCGGGCGGAATCCGAAGTCCGGTGATAAAGTGAAAGTACCTGAAAAATACGTGCCTCATTTTAAAGCTGGAAAGGAAATGCGCGAGCGAGTCGACTACAAGGAAAAAAAATAA